The window AGATGATCCGACATCGGTTGAAAATCTTTTCCGCGGGGATGGAGGCATTATTCAGCAGCTGTATGATACGGTCAATAATGCAATGAGTCAATTAAAGGATAAAGCCGGAAATTCGTATTCGACGAATCAGCAGTTTTCGATTGGCCGTCAATTGGATGATATTGATAAACGTGTAACAGATATGCAAAACAGCTTGGATGACTTAGAAAATCGCTATTATAATCAATTCACTGCAATGGAACAAGCGATTCAACAAGCTAATCAGCAATCTTTATATTTAACACAAATGCTTTCCGGCGGTAATTAATTAAGAAAAATGGCGAAAATATTTCCACGTTGATAAACAGGTTTTCCGGTCCCTTAACGGTCATTTCAGAACGGACTATGGATGGAAACTAACAGCTTACTAAAGGAGAGATACGGACATGGCAATCAATAATCCATACCAAGCATACGAAAAAAACGCTGTTTCTACTGCATCGCCTGGCGAGTTGACGTTAATGCTTTATAATGGCTGTCTGAAATTTTTGCTTCAGGCAAAGAAAGCTATCGAAGACAAAAATTTTGAGAAGAAAAATACTTATATTCAAAAAGCGCAAAATATCATTCGTGAATTGATGGTCACTTTAAATATGGATGTAGAGCTGTCCAAAAATTTAATGGCTGTATATGACTATATGAATCGCCGTCTCATTGAAGCAAATGTGAAAAATGATCTCGAGATTTTAGATGAGGTGATGGAATTCATTACGGAACTGCGTGATACGTGGAAGCAGGCGATTCAAGAACAACGGAAACAGCAGTATGGGACAGGCGGTCGAGTGTAATGGGAGACATGCGGACCTGTTTTCACATCACAGAGCAATTGCTTCACCACGTTCAAGCAAAGCCGGCAGTGGCAGATCGAGATGAATGGATTAAGAGATTGCTTGATTTGCTCGATGAGCGGGAGCAGGTCTTAAAAAGCCTTAAGCCGCCATTTACTGCAGAGGAAGAGAAACTTGGCCAAACCATCATGAAATGGAATGATGTGATTCAACAAGCATTAAAGGGAATTCAAGCAGAGATTAAACAAAGCATTCATGGAATTCACAACAAGAAGCAAAACATGAGAAAGTACTTGAATCCGTATGCGTCTTTGCAGACGGATGGCGTGTTTTATGATAGAAGAAAATAGGTGGAAAGATTGCCAAAAGTGAATTTGACAGAAAATCAATTTCAGTTGCTGCGAGACTATCTTCAGCTTTTGGAAACGATTGATGAGGGTTTGGTTTGGATTGTTTCCCATTTTCTTCAAGGACAAAACTCCAACTCCGTTCAAAAAATACTGAAAGACGTGATTCATGCTTTTCATGAAATTCATTTTGCCA of the Bacillus smithii genome contains:
- the fliS gene encoding flagellar export chaperone FliS: MAINNPYQAYEKNAVSTASPGELTLMLYNGCLKFLLQAKKAIEDKNFEKKNTYIQKAQNIIRELMVTLNMDVELSKNLMAVYDYMNRRLIEANVKNDLEILDEVMEFITELRDTWKQAIQEQRKQQYGTGGRV
- a CDS encoding flagellar protein FliT, with product MGDMRTCFHITEQLLHHVQAKPAVADRDEWIKRLLDLLDEREQVLKSLKPPFTAEEEKLGQTIMKWNDVIQQALKGIQAEIKQSIHGIHNKKQNMRKYLNPYASLQTDGVFYDRRK